A window of Desulfatibacillum aliphaticivorans DSM 15576 contains these coding sequences:
- a CDS encoding ABC transporter substrate-binding protein, translating to MKTKWVVLLLTLLMAAGFAFTASAEVGITDDEIVIGSHLDLSGPIAGWGTQAKLGMEMRAKECNDAGGIHGRKIRLVIEDNAYDPKKAIMVTNKLIARDKVFMFVGNMGSPTAGATKPLISKKKIPQIFPITAASLFFDPYDRYSFGGWIPYYDQVRCAAKWFVENKGAKKFGMMYQDDEMGHIMKKGLEDQLAVHGLKITAAESYKRGATDFSSQMAKLKKADVDVVCLATVIRETVGGVKEAKKLNWDVDMVCYSPGYNSYVVGLCLKAGFSPDGLYATGQSNYVYPDSELESIRNFCARHKALYGKDPDLPTSAGYSGLDYFIKVAEKAGPDLTREKWIDTAEHYGVYKDETFGGVDIEFTPEQHQGAFDAILNQVKNNKFVKITDVSFRE from the coding sequence ATGAAAACCAAATGGGTGGTACTGTTATTAACTCTTTTGATGGCAGCCGGCTTTGCTTTTACGGCGTCGGCCGAAGTAGGCATTACCGACGACGAAATCGTCATCGGCTCCCATCTGGACCTGAGCGGCCCCATCGCGGGCTGGGGAACCCAGGCGAAACTGGGCATGGAAATGCGCGCCAAGGAATGCAACGACGCCGGCGGCATCCATGGCCGGAAAATCAGACTGGTCATTGAAGACAACGCCTACGACCCCAAAAAGGCCATCATGGTGACCAACAAACTCATCGCCCGCGATAAAGTCTTTATGTTCGTGGGCAACATGGGCTCCCCCACGGCGGGCGCCACCAAACCTCTGATTTCCAAGAAAAAAATTCCGCAAATCTTCCCCATTACGGCGGCGTCCCTGTTCTTTGATCCTTACGACAGGTACAGCTTCGGCGGCTGGATTCCCTACTATGACCAAGTCCGCTGCGCCGCCAAATGGTTTGTGGAAAACAAGGGCGCCAAAAAGTTCGGCATGATGTACCAGGACGACGAAATGGGCCACATCATGAAAAAGGGCCTGGAAGACCAACTGGCAGTGCATGGCCTTAAAATCACAGCGGCCGAATCCTATAAACGCGGCGCCACGGATTTCAGCTCCCAGATGGCCAAGCTGAAAAAAGCCGACGTGGACGTGGTGTGTCTGGCCACCGTCATCCGCGAAACCGTGGGCGGCGTCAAAGAAGCCAAGAAGCTCAACTGGGACGTGGACATGGTCTGCTACTCCCCCGGCTACAACAGCTACGTTGTGGGCCTCTGCCTGAAAGCCGGCTTCTCCCCGGACGGCCTCTACGCCACCGGTCAGTCCAACTACGTCTATCCCGACAGCGAGTTGGAATCCATCCGCAATTTCTGCGCCAGGCATAAGGCTCTGTACGGCAAAGATCCCGACCTGCCGACCTCTGCAGGATACAGCGGCTTGGATTACTTCATCAAGGTGGCTGAAAAAGCCGGTCCGGACCTGACCCGGGAAAAATGGATCGATACCGCCGAACATTACGGCGTCTACAAAGACGAAACCTTCGGCGGCGTGGATATTGAATTCACCCCGGAGCAGCATCAGGGCGCTTTTGACGCCATCCTGAACCAGGTGAAGAACAACAAGTTCGTGAAGATCACTGACGTGTCTTTCAGGGAATAA
- a CDS encoding CoA-transferase subunit beta produces MAKPFTLNEMLIIAAAREINDGENIILGVGLPMTAGALAKALHAPNATLMLESGIVDFEPLVPLNHIADAHAMRGYSYNTDLFSIFTALYRGFVDVCFLGVGQVDRYGNLNTTTIGDYYKPDLRLPGSGGAADFISYSKRTVLTMRSGEFKEKLDYLTSPGHLRGGNSRNESGYFPKDSGPCALITTQGIFHFDEETKEMFLARIHPGVEVEEIQAKVPWEMKVAEDLKVTERPSDEEIAFVRRFAPNQTMSRALGIELGIEHAVAQIKKMRAEN; encoded by the coding sequence ATGGCTAAGCCTTTTACGCTCAACGAAATGCTGATCATCGCCGCAGCCCGGGAAATCAACGACGGAGAAAACATCATCCTGGGCGTGGGCCTGCCCATGACCGCCGGCGCCCTGGCTAAGGCCCTCCATGCGCCCAACGCCACTCTCATGCTGGAGTCCGGCATTGTGGATTTTGAGCCCCTGGTTCCCCTGAACCACATCGCCGACGCCCACGCCATGCGCGGCTATTCTTACAACACGGACTTGTTTTCCATATTCACGGCCCTGTATCGGGGTTTTGTGGACGTCTGTTTTTTGGGAGTGGGGCAGGTGGACCGCTACGGGAACCTGAACACAACCACCATCGGCGATTACTACAAACCCGACCTCCGACTGCCAGGCTCGGGCGGCGCCGCGGACTTCATATCCTATTCCAAACGCACGGTTTTGACCATGCGCAGCGGGGAGTTCAAGGAAAAGCTGGACTACCTGACCTCCCCCGGCCACTTGCGGGGCGGAAACTCACGCAACGAAAGCGGGTATTTTCCCAAGGACAGCGGCCCTTGCGCGCTCATCACCACCCAGGGGATTTTTCATTTTGACGAGGAAACCAAGGAAATGTTTTTGGCCCGGATTCATCCGGGCGTTGAGGTGGAGGAGATCCAGGCCAAGGTTCCATGGGAGATGAAAGTCGCCGAGGATTTGAAGGTTACGGAGCGCCCTTCGGACGAGGAAATCGCCTTTGTCCGGCGTTTCGCCCCCAATCAGACCATGAGCCGCGCTTTGGGCATTGAGCTGGGGATCGAACACGCCGTCGCGCAAATCAAAAAGATGCGTGCCGAAAATTAG
- the acd gene encoding glutaryl-CoA dehydrogenase Acd produces MIFELSKELQMLQKAVREFATKNIAPNADQWDADHYLPIKEVLKPMGELGFFGAVVPEEYGGEGMGWLAASIITEEIARASSSLRVQINLLGLGCAYPIYKYGTEEAKKKYVEKLCRAEYLGGFGITEPNAGSDVLAIETEATDMGDHYVLNGSKTWISNAHQADVIIIYAYTDKSAKTKGLSAFIVEPRNFNGIKTTDLNKMGSHSSPTGELFFDNTRVPKENLLGKPGDGARIVFSSLANTRLSAAAGAVGCAQACLDIATKYITKREQFGKSVGTFQMNQDLIAQMTTEIEAARLLVYKASWQKDQGMENNGMAVAQAKYFAGETAMKCANYGMRLMGAYGYSTEYPLARYYRDIPTYVLVEGSANICKMIIAMDQLGYRKANR; encoded by the coding sequence ATGATTTTTGAACTTTCCAAAGAGCTGCAAATGCTTCAAAAGGCCGTCCGCGAGTTTGCCACAAAGAACATCGCCCCCAATGCGGATCAATGGGACGCCGATCACTACCTGCCCATCAAGGAAGTCCTGAAGCCCATGGGTGAACTGGGCTTTTTCGGCGCCGTCGTCCCCGAGGAATACGGCGGAGAAGGCATGGGCTGGCTGGCGGCTTCCATCATCACCGAGGAAATCGCAAGGGCTTCCAGCTCCCTGCGGGTGCAGATCAACCTTCTGGGCCTGGGCTGCGCCTATCCCATCTACAAATACGGGACCGAAGAAGCTAAAAAGAAATACGTGGAAAAACTCTGCCGCGCCGAATACCTGGGCGGCTTCGGCATTACCGAGCCCAACGCAGGCTCCGACGTTCTGGCCATCGAAACCGAGGCCACGGACATGGGCGATCACTACGTGCTGAACGGCTCCAAAACCTGGATTTCCAACGCCCATCAGGCGGACGTGATCATCATTTACGCCTATACGGACAAATCGGCCAAAACCAAGGGCTTGTCCGCGTTCATCGTGGAGCCCAGGAACTTCAACGGCATCAAGACCACGGATCTAAACAAGATGGGCTCCCACTCTTCGCCCACCGGCGAACTGTTTTTCGACAACACCCGCGTGCCCAAGGAAAACCTTTTGGGCAAGCCCGGCGACGGGGCCAGGATCGTCTTTTCGTCATTGGCCAACACCCGCCTTTCCGCGGCCGCAGGAGCCGTGGGATGCGCCCAGGCCTGCCTGGATATCGCCACAAAATACATCACCAAGAGGGAGCAATTCGGCAAGTCCGTGGGAACCTTTCAGATGAACCAGGATCTGATCGCCCAGATGACCACGGAAATCGAGGCGGCCCGGCTTCTGGTCTACAAGGCCTCATGGCAGAAAGACCAGGGCATGGAAAATAACGGCATGGCCGTGGCCCAGGCCAAGTACTTCGCCGGGGAAACCGCCATGAAGTGCGCCAACTACGGCATGCGGCTTATGGGCGCCTACGGATATTCCACGGAATATCCCCTGGCCCGCTACTACCGCGACATCCCCACCTACGTACTGGTGGAAGGCTCGGCCAACATCTGCAAGATGATCATCGCCATGGACCAGTTGGGATACCGTAAGGCCAACAGGTAA
- a CDS encoding ABC transporter substrate-binding protein has translation MKAKTFVLFLALIAALGFSFSASAEVGVTDTEIIIGSHQDLSGPIAGWGTQVKMGLEMRAKECNDAGGIHGRKIKLIIEDNAYDPKKAIMVTNKLISRDKVFAFVGNMGSPTAGATKPLISKKKIPQMFPLTAASLFFDPFDRYSFGGWVPYYDQMRCATKWFAENKGYTKFGIMYQDDEFGQIAKKGLEDQLAAMGLKVTAAESYKRGATDFSSQIAKLKKADVEVVCLGTVIRETVGALKEAKKLNWDVDMVGISPAYTTYVVGLCLKAGFSPDGFYATGQTPYIYPDSPYDSVREWCAKHKEMFGKDPDIPTSAGWAALDYFIKVAEKAGPDLTREKWIDTAEHFGVYKDTMFHGVDIEFTPKQHQGAYDAILSQVENNKFVQVADVSFRD, from the coding sequence ATGAAAGCCAAAACGTTTGTACTGTTTTTAGCTCTTATTGCAGCTCTGGGTTTCAGCTTTTCAGCGTCAGCAGAAGTTGGCGTGACGGATACGGAAATTATCATCGGTTCCCACCAAGACCTGAGCGGCCCCATTGCAGGATGGGGAACCCAGGTAAAAATGGGCCTGGAAATGCGAGCCAAGGAGTGCAATGATGCGGGCGGCATCCATGGCAGAAAAATCAAGTTGATCATCGAAGACAACGCCTATGACCCTAAAAAGGCCATTATGGTGACCAACAAGCTGATCTCCCGCGATAAAGTGTTCGCTTTTGTGGGCAACATGGGCTCCCCCACGGCGGGCGCCACCAAGCCCCTTATCTCCAAGAAAAAAATACCGCAAATGTTTCCGCTGACCGCGGCTTCTTTGTTTTTCGACCCCTTCGACAGGTACAGCTTCGGCGGCTGGGTTCCGTACTATGACCAGATGCGCTGCGCCACCAAATGGTTTGCGGAAAACAAAGGCTACACCAAATTCGGAATCATGTACCAGGATGACGAATTCGGCCAAATCGCGAAAAAGGGCCTGGAAGACCAGTTAGCGGCGATGGGTTTGAAAGTTACGGCCGCCGAGTCATACAAGCGCGGCGCTACGGACTTCAGCTCCCAAATCGCCAAGCTGAAAAAAGCCGACGTGGAAGTCGTATGCCTGGGCACGGTCATCCGCGAAACCGTCGGAGCTTTGAAAGAAGCCAAAAAACTCAATTGGGACGTCGACATGGTGGGCATCTCCCCTGCGTACACCACCTATGTGGTGGGACTCTGCCTGAAAGCCGGATTCTCGCCCGATGGTTTTTACGCTACCGGCCAGACCCCGTACATCTATCCTGACAGCCCTTATGACTCCGTGCGCGAATGGTGCGCCAAGCACAAGGAAATGTTTGGGAAAGACCCGGACATCCCCACTTCCGCCGGATGGGCGGCCCTGGATTACTTCATCAAAGTGGCTGAAAAGGCCGGTCCGGACCTGACCAGGGAAAAATGGATCGATACGGCCGAACATTTCGGCGTTTACAAAGATACAATGTTCCACGGCGTGGACATTGAATTCACCCCAAAACAGCATCAGGGCGCTTATGACGCCATATTGAGCCAGGTAGAGAATAACAAGTTTGTGCAGGTTGCCGACGTGTCCTTCAGGGACTAA
- a CDS encoding enoyl-CoA hydratase/isomerase family protein, protein MNLENMIYEKKGHIAVITFNHPPANAWNLAAVTDFLAAVDEAEKDKDVRVVILTGAGDKCFSAGMDVSDAANLPKTSPMAKTLWTRIDRFEKPVIAAINGHALGGGLELALCCTFRIMADNPKAKIGLTELNLGIIPGWGGTQRLSRVIGEAKALDMILFSRRLDANQALEIGLVNQVSAPEMLMEDAMAFAEALAKRPPVAVAMVLKAMSAGAYEGIEIGLEVEGQGSAVVKNTKDSQEGFAAFLEKRPPNFIGE, encoded by the coding sequence ATGAACCTGGAAAATATGATTTACGAAAAAAAGGGGCATATCGCCGTCATCACCTTCAACCATCCCCCGGCCAACGCCTGGAACCTGGCGGCCGTCACGGACTTCCTGGCTGCTGTGGATGAAGCTGAAAAGGATAAGGACGTGCGGGTAGTCATCCTCACCGGCGCGGGCGACAAATGCTTTTCCGCCGGCATGGACGTTTCCGACGCCGCCAACCTGCCCAAGACCAGCCCCATGGCCAAGACCCTGTGGACTCGCATTGACCGGTTTGAGAAGCCCGTGATCGCGGCCATCAACGGACACGCGTTGGGCGGCGGCCTGGAACTGGCGCTTTGCTGCACGTTCCGCATTATGGCCGATAATCCCAAGGCCAAAATCGGCCTGACCGAGTTGAATCTGGGCATCATCCCCGGATGGGGCGGCACCCAGCGTCTTTCCCGGGTGATCGGCGAAGCCAAGGCCCTGGACATGATCCTGTTCTCCAGACGCCTGGACGCTAATCAGGCCCTGGAAATCGGCCTGGTCAATCAGGTCAGCGCCCCTGAAATGCTCATGGAAGACGCCATGGCTTTTGCCGAAGCCCTGGCCAAGCGGCCTCCGGTGGCTGTGGCCATGGTGCTGAAAGCCATGTCGGCCGGCGCTTACGAAGGCATTGAAATCGGCCTGGAAGTCGAAGGGCAGGGCAGCGCTGTCGTCAAGAACACCAAAGACAGCCAGGAGGGATTCGCCGCATTTCTGGAAAAGCGCCCGCCTAATTTTATCGGCGAGTAA
- a CDS encoding CoA transferase subunit A produces the protein MEGKRSKVTTAQEAVQRLIHDGDELVIGNYTVGTCADLVCEVIRQGRRDLTLYSQSGIFDAEILTAAGCLSRMVSTYVMRSGGKTGGSSVERALQDGSLELEDYSNFNYNARMVAGMHGFSFMQVLEGVRETDLFTKRTFMGDDKYRIITCPYTGKEILTVPAANPDVCIVHVQRADKHGNAQYWGALGSVAAAALASKKIIVSCEEIVDESIVRASPHFTIIPAYRVDAVVESPWGAHPCEVLGYYNQDKLFYGLIMAAMKKCEDMEKWLDEWVYGCPSRQAYLDHYAKVFHISRLQALKAKPLPSAPASYGAAFHSAWDENDRDRYLGKTPEELELLLEQREKLYG, from the coding sequence ATGGAGGGAAAAAGATCCAAAGTCACCACCGCCCAAGAAGCCGTGCAACGGTTAATCCACGACGGCGATGAACTGGTGATCGGCAATTATACGGTAGGCACTTGCGCAGACCTCGTGTGCGAAGTCATCCGGCAGGGACGCCGCGACCTTACCCTGTACTCCCAATCCGGCATTTTCGACGCGGAAATTCTCACCGCCGCCGGTTGCCTTTCCCGTATGGTCAGCACCTATGTCATGCGCTCCGGCGGAAAAACCGGAGGCTCGTCCGTGGAAAGAGCATTGCAGGACGGCAGCCTGGAACTGGAGGACTATAGCAATTTCAACTACAACGCCCGCATGGTCGCCGGGATGCACGGATTTTCCTTCATGCAGGTGCTGGAGGGCGTTCGCGAGACCGATTTGTTCACCAAACGCACCTTCATGGGCGACGACAAATACCGGATCATCACATGCCCCTACACCGGCAAGGAAATCCTCACCGTTCCAGCCGCCAACCCGGACGTCTGCATCGTGCACGTGCAGCGGGCCGACAAACACGGCAACGCCCAGTACTGGGGCGCTTTGGGCAGCGTGGCCGCGGCCGCTCTCGCCAGCAAAAAGATCATCGTGTCCTGCGAGGAAATCGTGGACGAAAGCATTGTCCGCGCCAGTCCTCACTTTACCATCATCCCCGCATACCGGGTGGACGCCGTGGTGGAAAGCCCGTGGGGCGCCCATCCTTGCGAGGTTCTGGGCTATTACAATCAGGACAAGCTCTTTTACGGCCTGATCATGGCGGCCATGAAAAAGTGCGAAGACATGGAAAAATGGCTGGATGAATGGGTTTACGGCTGCCCGTCCAGGCAAGCGTATTTGGATCATTACGCCAAGGTTTTCCACATCAGCAGGCTGCAGGCATTGAAAGCCAAACCTTTGCCCAGCGCGCCCGCAAGCTACGGCGCGGCCTTCCACTCGGCCTGGGACGAAAACGACCGCGACAGGTACCTGGGAAAAACCCCGGAGGAACTGGAACTCTTGCTGGAACAAAGGGAGAAGCTCTATGGCTAA
- a CDS encoding AMP-dependent synthetase/ligase translates to MDMQNEVNPGDETDEILSFLPLCHIAQRTVSVFAPLLTGGRINFVEEMDTIPQNMQEVSPTIFFAVPRIWEKFYSSLILTMKESTRFEKLAFKWATGIGQKLSDIRLHGQEPPAYLKVLFKLADWAVLRNLKKVIGLNRARYCMSGAAPISPDLLKFYHGLGLDIREVYGQTENCGPTTVHYSGHVKFGTVGQPLPRAQVKIAEDGEILLNGPHVFKGYFNDPEKTAETVIDGWLYTGDVGRIDEDGHLIITDRKKDIIITAGGKNITPSEIENQLKFSPYITDAVVIGDGRKYLTALIMVDDENVMKFAQENKVPFTTYASLTKAQEVVDLIQNEVEEVNKQFARVETVKKFRLIDIQLTTDDDEITPTGKLKRNFVNEKFKDVIESMY, encoded by the coding sequence ATGGACATGCAAAACGAGGTGAATCCCGGGGATGAAACGGACGAAATCCTGTCCTTCCTGCCCCTGTGTCATATCGCCCAGAGAACGGTGTCGGTATTTGCGCCTTTGCTAACGGGCGGCAGAATCAACTTTGTGGAGGAAATGGACACGATCCCCCAGAACATGCAGGAGGTCTCCCCCACCATCTTCTTCGCCGTGCCCAGAATCTGGGAGAAATTCTATTCCTCCCTGATTCTGACCATGAAGGAATCCACCCGGTTCGAGAAGCTGGCCTTTAAATGGGCCACGGGAATCGGCCAGAAGCTGTCGGATATACGCCTGCACGGCCAGGAGCCGCCCGCCTATCTGAAAGTCCTGTTCAAACTTGCGGACTGGGCGGTTTTGCGCAACCTGAAAAAGGTGATCGGACTGAACCGGGCCAGATACTGCATGTCCGGCGCGGCGCCCATATCCCCCGACCTGTTGAAGTTCTATCACGGCCTGGGCCTGGACATCCGGGAGGTATACGGCCAGACGGAAAACTGCGGCCCCACCACGGTGCACTATTCGGGCCATGTGAAATTCGGCACAGTGGGCCAGCCCCTGCCCCGGGCCCAGGTGAAGATTGCGGAGGACGGCGAAATATTGCTCAACGGCCCCCATGTCTTCAAGGGCTATTTCAACGATCCTGAAAAAACCGCCGAAACGGTCATCGACGGGTGGCTCTACACCGGCGACGTGGGCAGAATCGACGAAGACGGCCATTTGATCATTACGGACCGGAAAAAGGACATCATCATCACGGCCGGAGGCAAGAACATCACGCCGTCCGAAATCGAAAACCAGCTTAAGTTCAGCCCCTACATCACGGACGCCGTGGTGATCGGCGACGGCCGGAAATACCTGACGGCCCTCATTATGGTGGACGACGAAAACGTCATGAAGTTCGCCCAGGAAAACAAAGTGCCTTTTACCACTTACGCAAGCCTTACCAAGGCCCAGGAGGTTGTGGACCTGATTCAAAACGAAGTGGAGGAAGTGAACAAACAATTTGCACGGGTGGAGACGGTCAAGAAGTTCCGTTTGATTGACATTCAGCTGACCACGGACGACGACGAAATCACTCCCACGGGAAAACTGAAGCGCAATTTCGTGAACGAAAAGTTCAAGGATGTCATCGAGTCGATGTATTAG
- a CDS encoding AMP-binding protein: protein MTPSQINIQNETVPTLFWRRVHDWADNTALRAKVYGIWRKITWREYGQKARYAGLGLISLGLEKDDRVTIISENNPEWLFSDMGAICAGGISVGIYPTDSPQQVEYVLNHCQAKFYIAEDEEQLDKVLEVRERTPHLKKIIVMDMEGLRHFEDDMCMSFDDLLELGKKMDEENPLLFEQRLREPQPEDTAILIYTSGTTGPPKGAMINPRQYPEHHGHAKRGESRG from the coding sequence ATGACGCCTTCCCAAATCAATATCCAAAACGAGACGGTCCCCACGCTATTCTGGCGCCGCGTACACGACTGGGCGGACAACACCGCCCTGCGCGCCAAGGTTTACGGCATCTGGAGAAAAATCACCTGGAGGGAATACGGGCAAAAAGCCAGGTACGCCGGCCTGGGCCTCATCAGCCTGGGCCTGGAAAAAGATGATCGGGTCACCATCATCAGCGAAAACAACCCGGAATGGCTGTTCAGCGACATGGGCGCCATATGCGCCGGCGGCATCTCCGTGGGGATTTATCCCACGGACTCCCCCCAACAGGTGGAATACGTCCTGAATCATTGCCAGGCGAAATTTTACATCGCCGAAGACGAAGAGCAGTTGGACAAGGTTCTGGAAGTGCGGGAGCGCACCCCCCACCTGAAAAAGATCATCGTTATGGACATGGAAGGCCTGCGCCATTTTGAAGACGACATGTGCATGAGCTTTGACGACCTGCTGGAACTGGGCAAGAAAATGGACGAGGAAAACCCCTTGCTCTTTGAACAGCGCCTGCGCGAGCCCCAGCCGGAAGACACGGCCATTCTCATCTACACCTCGGGCACCACCGGGCCTCCCAAAGGGGCTATGATCAACCCACGCCAATATCCTGAACACCATGGACATGCAAAACGAGGTGAATCCCGGGGATGA
- a CDS encoding thiolase family protein, whose protein sequence is MAGKLSEVVAVDAVRTAFGRAGEKGIFWNTRAEDLCIPLLHALMERNPPAKPEMVEDILWGVTNQMKEQGGTIGRMISMLAGWGWNVPGCSIDRMCASGLTALGFACSNIASGMLDCLVAGGVEHMGHLPMGFMRDPHPRAEEAMGDASAFNMGQTAENIHDRWPEFTKEMADAYAVECQAKAHKAIEAGKMKSMIIPVETVDAEGNKVVIDQDQAPRPSTSMEGLANLKTPFRENGRVTPGNASGLNDGASAVLLMEADKAWDMGLKPVMRYVASAVAAVDPRVMGIAPVPATQKALQKAGLTMDDIDIIEINEAFAVQALYCLNRLGVEWNDPRVNPWGGALAFGHPLAASGPRLAAFMAAQFRENPKARYGLCTMCVGRGQGYSIIWENIAQK, encoded by the coding sequence ATGGCCGGAAAATTATCAGAAGTTGTTGCGGTGGACGCCGTGCGCACGGCATTCGGCAGGGCGGGGGAAAAGGGCATTTTCTGGAACACAAGGGCGGAGGACCTGTGCATCCCTTTGCTGCATGCGCTTATGGAACGCAACCCTCCGGCCAAGCCTGAAATGGTGGAAGACATATTGTGGGGCGTCACCAATCAGATGAAAGAGCAGGGCGGCACCATAGGCCGTATGATCTCCATGCTGGCCGGCTGGGGCTGGAACGTCCCCGGCTGCAGCATTGACCGCATGTGCGCCTCCGGGCTTACAGCTTTAGGCTTTGCATGCTCCAATATCGCCAGCGGCATGTTGGACTGCCTGGTTGCCGGCGGCGTGGAGCACATGGGACATTTGCCCATGGGATTCATGCGGGATCCTCACCCCAGGGCCGAAGAGGCCATGGGAGACGCCAGCGCCTTCAACATGGGCCAGACCGCCGAAAACATCCATGACCGGTGGCCCGAGTTCACCAAGGAAATGGCCGACGCCTACGCCGTGGAATGCCAGGCAAAAGCCCATAAGGCCATTGAAGCGGGTAAGATGAAAAGCATGATCATCCCCGTGGAAACCGTGGACGCCGAAGGCAATAAGGTCGTTATCGATCAGGATCAGGCGCCCCGGCCCTCCACGTCCATGGAAGGCCTGGCCAACCTCAAAACTCCGTTTCGGGAAAACGGACGGGTTACGCCGGGCAACGCCTCCGGATTGAACGACGGCGCTTCCGCTGTCCTCTTGATGGAAGCGGACAAGGCCTGGGACATGGGCCTGAAGCCGGTCATGCGGTATGTCGCGTCCGCCGTGGCGGCCGTGGATCCCCGGGTGATGGGCATTGCGCCCGTGCCTGCCACGCAAAAAGCCTTGCAAAAAGCCGGTCTGACCATGGATGATATCGACATCATCGAGATCAACGAAGCCTTCGCCGTCCAGGCCTTGTATTGCCTGAATCGCCTGGGCGTGGAATGGAACGATCCCCGGGTGAATCCCTGGGGCGGGGCTTTGGCCTTCGGCCATCCCCTGGCGGCTTCCGGCCCTCGCCTGGCGGCCTTTATGGCGGCCCAGTTCCGTGAAAATCCCAAGGCCAGATACGGTCTGTGCACCATGTGCGTGGGAAGAGGGCAGGGCTATTCCATCATCTGGGAAAACATTGCGCAGAAATAA
- a CDS encoding ABC transporter ATP-binding protein: MSVMLKVRNIETYYGPIMAIKGVSFDILEGAVVTILGANGAGKTTILKTLSSIMDPEKGTIEFMGRRIEGLPPEKIVAMGISQVPEGREVFHDLTVKDNLLMGAYLRNDRAGIKRDIDMVYDYFPILKDRTGQLAGDMSGGQQQMVVIGRALMARPKLLMLDEPSLGLSPLLVKEIYQIIERINQEHNTTILLVEQNAPMALSIASHGFVLELGRIVMDDTCQALMANEDVQEFYLGIKEDSVRGAKRWKRKKKWR; the protein is encoded by the coding sequence CATAGAAACTTATTACGGCCCCATCATGGCTATCAAGGGGGTCTCCTTTGACATACTGGAAGGGGCGGTGGTCACCATTCTGGGCGCCAACGGCGCCGGCAAAACCACCATTTTAAAAACCCTGTCCTCCATCATGGACCCGGAAAAAGGGACCATTGAATTCATGGGGCGGCGCATTGAAGGGCTGCCTCCGGAAAAAATCGTGGCCATGGGCATCTCCCAGGTTCCGGAAGGCCGGGAGGTCTTCCACGACCTGACGGTCAAAGACAACTTGCTCATGGGCGCCTACCTGCGCAACGACCGGGCCGGGATCAAGCGGGACATCGACATGGTGTACGATTATTTTCCCATCCTGAAAGACCGCACGGGCCAGCTTGCCGGAGACATGAGCGGCGGCCAACAGCAGATGGTGGTCATCGGCCGCGCTCTCATGGCGCGCCCCAAGCTGCTCATGCTGGACGAGCCGTCTTTGGGCCTTTCGCCCTTGCTGGTCAAGGAGATTTACCAGATCATCGAGCGCATCAACCAGGAGCATAACACCACCATCCTGCTGGTGGAGCAAAACGCGCCCATGGCCTTGTCCATTGCAAGCCACGGATTCGTTCTTGAACTGGGCAGGATCGTGATGGACGACACCTGCCAGGCGCTCATGGCCAACGAGGACGTGCAGGAGTTTTACCTGGGAATCAAGGAGGACAGCGTCCGTGGCGCCAAACGGTGGAAGCGTAAGAAAAAATGGCGCTAA